The segment GGGCGTGGTGCGTGTTTCTGTCCGTCCGATGCTTGTTGGAAGACGAGTGTGGAATTCATTGCAGCTGTCGTACAAAACGCAGGTTCAGCTGCGATTCGCCCTGCTGGAGACGTCGACCGAGCAGGAGGACTGCTTCCCGCCGGGCGTGGTGGTCAAGGTGAACAACAAGCCGCTGACGCTGCCCAACCCCATCCCGAGCAACAAGCCCGGCGTCGAGCCCAAGCGCCCGCCACGCCCCACCAACATCACCTACCTGCTCAAACTGAGTCCGACGGTCGGCAACACGGTCACCATCAACTGGGCCCACGACTACACCAGGAATTTCGTCGCCTGGATCGGTCTCGTGCAGAAACTCTCCTCCACCGACCTACTCAACAAGCTCAAAGCCAAGGGCGTCAGGCCTGCAGAGTTTTCCAGGGGGCTGAGTGAGTATTTCGATTCAAATTACCTTTAAACATCCACCGAGACGTCCTAAACAtgtccaatttaattttttacagttaCAAGTCGATTTTAACACGATAGGAAACACGCAAAtaggaaaaagcagcagaattCTTTAGCTCCAAGAATCCTCGACACTGATTGGCTGCACGCAACGCGCAATTTACTAAACAACAATCGTTGCCAGGCAACCGTGGTAGCTGCTGACTAGCGCGGAGCGtccagccaatcagcgtcgagatcaaagaattctgatttttatctCCAATTTTAGTTCACATTTCCCGCGGTTTCAGTTTCCGTACCCGCCACGCCCCCTTCCTTAATAAATTGTCATTATTTGTATCATTCCTGACGCTAATTATATGAATTTTGCAGTCAAAGAGAAGCTTCAGGAGGACGCGGACTGCGAGATCGCGACGACCTCGTTGCGCGTGTCGTTAATGTGCCCGTTGGGCAAGATGCGCATGTGCGTTCCCTGCCGGCCGTCGACGTGCACTCACCTGCAGTGCTTCGACGCTTCCCTTTTCATCCAAATGAACGAACGCAAACCCACGTGGAACTGCCCTGTGTGCGACAAACCTGCCCTTTTTGACACAATCGTCATCGATGGGTGAGTTCTACCACTTTTACCAAATAGAAAGTGATGGCAAGACCTCATTTTCAAACTAACTCTAGAAGGGAGGAGTAAAGTACCGTTAATGTGGCATTATTTCCAAGCCAAAACTGTCAGGAATCAAAATGGCTGGTAATTCAAATGACCGTTAGCAGTGCGAAAATTCTTGGCGGCCATTTTCCGGTTTATTGGACAgattttcatcatttaaagTCACTGTGGCTTTGTCACGTGAATTTTACTTCCGGTTTAGAAGTCTTTAGCGTTTTAAAGTTCGTTAGCAGCTTAATATGATTTAATCGGTGCGTACAATTTTCCcgccatatttattttcgctctTTCTGGCTCACTAAAACGTatacaaaatgaatttgagcTCAAAAATTACTCTACTGCGGTCTTATTTATCGGTTGCTTTCTCTGAAAACCAGAAATTACCAATTCTTTGCTATCTAGAGtgggaaatttataattcgttagaggttttaatttgccgccatttttgtttcttgctCATTTCTGCGTGGCTTTTCGTATTTAGGCTTCTAATGTGATTTTtaaccataaaaatttattcttcccATTCAGCTACTTCCAAGAAGTGCTTCTCTCTCCGCGCCTGCCACTCGACTGCAACGAAATCCAGCTGACGAGCGACGGTTCGTGGACCATCATCAGCGCGAAGAAGGAGAAGAACACGCAGGTGCTGTCGCCCAAGGTGGAGCCGAGCAGTTCGAGTGCGACGGCGGTGGAGACGCTGTCGGACGAGGCCGAGGTGCTCGAGGAGCAGCCGCCCAAGAGGAAGGCGCCCGCGGCCGTGATTGTCGACCTCACCCTCAGCGACTCGGACGACGAGCCGCCCGCCAAAAAGACTGCGCACCGAATTCAAGGTCCAAATGAAAGCATCATCGACTTGAGTTTTTCTCAATGCGACTTTGATCAAATGACCATCTTTGACGATTGCATCCCGGTACTGCTCGACTAGATTTACGATAAACTCAACAAACTCGAATAAATCTCAAAAGCATGATCACTTtctagattatttattttgatttatttaattaaaaccagtaGAGACGAAAGGGAAGATGACCCGAATTTATAACATCAAACCGTAAATTTTGGTAAGAAAAAATGGCAGGCAGCTTCTTgactttttttacaaattttcgttGGAAATTTCGTTATATCAATTGTGGTAGTGGCCTCCTTCGATATTTAAAAGTTCAggtcaattattctttacAAGGACCGCAAGTGTTCCTGCTGCAatcgcaaattttaaatctaaatcaaGCTCGAAGCCGTTCTGCTGTGAGTGACCATTAAACTTAAATGGAACTTATTAACCGAAAGACATTAGGACAACTAAATCGAATTGTTTGAGGCTTAAAACCAGGTTCAAGACTCAAAACACGAAAAGCAGTCCGAAATCAATGAGTTTGGAATCACATGGTAAGCTTCTGAACCTGTGGATTTTATATTCAAAGCCTGAAATTGTTTCTTCGGGTTGATGTTTAAGATTAAACTCAAGTTCCACATTTAGGgtatccaattttaaaattctgccaTCAGATTTTAACTCTGGAGGGTCGAAAACCTATTAAACGACACCAAACtcaatgtttcaaatttttaccttcAGGTACTAACCCTGAACTAACCCTGAAGGTAAAACACGTAATATCGAGTTGGGTGTCGTTTCATAGGTTTTCGACCCTGTGgagcacaaattttaaattagttatgCCATTTGGGCATCCCAACAccgaaatttgtttttcgcaatttttttcaatgaccTTTACTGGTGTTTTACGGATTGTACTTGTCTAGAATgaatcatattaaaatttgaatcttatAGGGTCAGAAACCGacaattttggacattttatACGTGTTTTAATCTCCAGAGATTACTCCGAATGTTGAAATCGACCTTTTAATGGTTTATGTTTGCTGTAAATCCCATTCGTTTTTTCTAAAGAAATCATTGTTaggtggatttatttttaaattttcgctgtaatttaaatgaatttaaatttgtgtcaaTTCAAAAGCTAATCGtgatcaaaatgaaaattgcagattGCAGTTCGAGTTCATCGTCCAGCAGCGAGGACTCGCCAAACCCGCGGCCAACGTCGCGGAGCTCGTTGGGCTGTCTGACTCCTAGCATAATAACCCTGGACAGCCCGTCGCCCCCTCCGGCACCGCCGTCGTTCGCGGCGCCGTCGAGCCGCAGCGTGGACCAGTTCATGGCGACGCCGCCCTATCTGCCCAACTACTTCAACCCTTCCGCAATGGCCACCGTTTCCATGCCGATCCTCGAACTCGACTCGGACTCGTCGGGCAGCCACAACTCGAGGACCACGTCGCATTTCCAATAGACTGCTGTGAAAGAATGACTGGAAGAAAAGTTACGATGCCAGTGCCGTGCAGCACACCGACTGACCCCCTTTCAAATTGCATCGCCGTTCCCCCTGATTCTGTTCCGTGTAATGTTAAATATATCATGCTTGAGCTGGAAGAATCAAGCCGACTTTCATGTATTAATTCACCGCTCAGAATGAGAATCAtccgcaaataaaaatgcatattataACTTCGATAAAGtttgacttttattttacttgtttctttcatgtttaaaaataaaatgcggacgtttctaaatattttaagtgggattatagattttttattttaaaattttaaatattgcgcCTAATCGGATGATTATCAAGTTTTTAAGTTCATTACTTTCAAGTAGCCAAATTGGATCATTTAATTAAGGTCAAATGCGACCTCCAGGACTCATACAATATTAATAGTCTTAATTCAAAGAGttattttctgtaaattaaTACGATCATAGTTCAAATtcgaagcaaaaaataaagatgcAGGAAAGGCACTTTTCCAGAGTTGAAAGGCGTGCAAGATTTATGAGTCTTTAATAGTTTATATTGcgtgtaaattattttccatcaagCAAGGTGGACTAGAATTTCTTGTTTATCGAATGAAAGTTCTTGATTAACGACGGAATTCAAGTCAAGCGAATCAATTAGTCTGCGTGCGTGAGCTTTGCAtgcttcaaattatttatttatcgtaCGTACCTCTCTATATCTTGGGCTGCTTATTTGCCTGCTTGCCTGGAAGTAAATCCAGGCACTCTCTGCCTCTTCGAGAGGAAAACAGCACACGCGAGATGCAAATCCAATATCTTTTCTATTTCAATCCGAGAAACCTTTTCTTGACGACAGGTGGCTCATATATTGGCTTTTGATTTATATTCCCGCGCAAATCGCATTATTTCGAACTGGCACGGtaaaactgaataaaaaaaacaaatatgaaatttcctCGCGTGCGGTTAATTAAAGGTATAAGAGGATCTCGTTGTGTAGGCGTcgatctcacaatcagcagccTCGGTGCAATTAGCACAGATCGTAAGTCGCGCGAGTTTCGCCTCGCGCGGGTCTCGAGAGGGTGCGTCCACTTCAAAAACCATTCTGCGAAATTGAACTAGttagtcagtcagtcagcagAGGAGCTTATTATTCGAAATGCTGCTGGCTAATTAGCACGAATAATGTTTAGAGTTCGACCAAAACAACAAAGAGCGAAAGGGCTTTCAAAACTACGAATATATAAATTGCTCACAATGAGGAAACCCGAGTGGAATCAAATGagggatttttttgttctggAGAATAATATGCTAGCTGAGAATACCCTTTTGACCATTTAAATTGgaacatttccaaaattacaGGGCACGCAGTTTATTTCGTTTATTTAGCTCACCGCGGGGGCCCGGATATTAACGTGACGTGCAGACATgcatatggcgtctggtagagtccGGCGGGAAAGTTTCAAAACTTATCagcacattttatttcttcattaaCAGATGATTTTaacccggtaattggcgaatcggcCGATAGATGGCGCATCAGGTTAATGGAAATGtgacaaaatacgcgggaatgaaattatttggtcggcacgcccctttttcgacgcttctgattggccgactggattggcctccattatttcgacgtcattttgacttctgaccggcgggaaaaccaacacagatcgcaatccggcCCCCCGATGgaaattacgactgcgcagaaggttttgatttgggtcacgcatgcgcagtgaagAGTTTCAGtctccctgtgagatttagaagcgatctgaacaaactgcgcatgcttaagatgcgcatacgtttactgcgcagcttcaaaatgtgCAAATATTCAACCACTATAAATTtcgacttctgaccggcgggaaaaaatactttctcTTTTGCTAGAAttatttctacaatttttaatagcaaataaagGACAGTTAACTAcggtaaaaattcatatttttttattttttcaaaaatttacagcgcttgagcACATTAGttggcaaatttgaaaaatgtacgCTGCTattaggtaaattttggcttccaATGAATCCTATAAGGGCATCCCAACAAGTTTTTTCTCCAGATTTTAGCAGTATCAACGCCGTTTGTTTGATCATGGCCAAAAGAGTGACAAAAAAGGGCCAGAATTCGAGTCTCACAAGATTTTGTAATTATCGAGCGCGTACGTGTGCGggctgctaaaaataaaatgcaaattgctgGTTGGGGGCTGCGAGGGCAGGTGGCGAGCGCTGACTTCTCGCAAGAGTGAAAGGAGCTCACTCAGTACTCAGTATAAAATATacgtgtgcgtgcgtgtgcgtgtgtgtgtcacTCGGGCAGGGAGACGCGCCGCCAATTGCAAATAGCTGCTAGGTTAATACGCGCAGGGGCGAGCCGATAATCCGATGCCGCGCTCGTTACTCGTTACTCGCCGCGAAGCAACCCCCGTGCGTTCCGTCCCGGGCACGGCAGGGTGGAAGCCACCGATCAAATTGATTAAACGCGCCGATGGCAAATAGCAAATAAGGGCTGGGCGACTCGTGGTCGTCGGTAATTGCGATTTCCTGCTTTTATCAAGCTCAATTTGAGCCAAATCGAATTTGCTGACTAAATTGCACGTCTTTGGCTAAATTTGCTgtcgttaatttaaaaaggcgGCATCGAGAGTGTCTTTCCTTTGAgactgattgatttttattggttGACGCACTTTCCAAAAACGAATGATTGTCTCAAaatacatgaaaaaaatacaaaatatttttcaagacgtttaattttcatcccCTCCTCgggattaattttcaaaccacAAAAATATCCTTCAACGAAATTTC is part of the Cloeon dipterum chromosome 1, ieCloDipt1.1, whole genome shotgun sequence genome and harbors:
- the Su(var)2-10 gene encoding E3 SUMO-protein ligase PIAS2 isoform X2; translated protein: MQLRARSYVEYFPADGAEKAVTSRSGGGEEEMADTTDLKSMILSFRVSELQTLLQHAGKNRSGRKCDLQHRALELLKSRNASHYQKKIQELYISIQNSNSLTLNPEPIDQMRHKVGHGQQYPQSGVYNTQQMPSGSRQLSSEGLFQQATSNSAGGPTYSSLNAMLQQSRPIHLGHYGAAAYQTRGGATMMPATAPSPRYPVHPDVRLKRLPFYEQMCELLKPSTLLPSNTSTRMHETSFTFHLTPQQATKIAMSYNAITKGEYSIQVQLRFALLETSTEQEDCFPPGVVVKVNNKPLTLPNPIPSNKPGVEPKRPPRPTNITYLLKLSPTVGNTVTINWAHDYTRNFVAWIGLVQKLSSTDLLNKLKAKGVRPAEFSRGLIKEKLQEDADCEIATTSLRVSLMCPLGKMRMCVPCRPSTCTHLQCFDASLFIQMNERKPTWNCPVCDKPALFDTIVIDGYFQEVLLSPRLPLDCNEIQLTSDGSWTIISAKKEKNTQVLSPKVEPSSSSATAVETLSDEAEVLEEQPPKRKAPAAVIVDLTLSDSDDEPPAKKTAHRIQDCSSSSSSSSEDSPNPRPTSRSSLGCLTPSIITLDSPSPPPAPPSFAAPSSRSVDQFMATPPYLPNYFNPSAMATVSMPILELDSDSSGSHNSRTTSHFQ
- the Su(var)2-10 gene encoding E3 SUMO-protein ligase PIAS2 isoform X3, producing the protein MQLRARSYVEYFPADGAEKAVTSRSGGGEEEMADTTDLKSMILSFRVSELQTLLQHAGKNRSGRKCDLQHRALELLKSRNASHYQKKIQELYISIQNSNSLTLNPEPIDQMRHKVGHGQQYPQSGVYNTQQMQSRPIHLGHYGAAAYQTRGGATMMPATAPSPRYPVHPDVRLKRLPFYEQMCELLKPSTLLPSNTSTRMHETSFTFHLTPQQATKIAMSYNAITKGEYSIQLSYKTQVQLRFALLETSTEQEDCFPPGVVVKVNNKPLTLPNPIPSNKPGVEPKRPPRPTNITYLLKLSPTVGNTVTINWAHDYTRNFVAWIGLVQKLSSTDLLNKLKAKGVRPAEFSRGLIKEKLQEDADCEIATTSLRVSLMCPLGKMRMCVPCRPSTCTHLQCFDASLFIQMNERKPTWNCPVCDKPALFDTIVIDGYFQEVLLSPRLPLDCNEIQLTSDGSWTIISAKKEKNTQVLSPKVEPSSSSATAVETLSDEAEVLEEQPPKRKAPAAVIVDLTLSDSDDEPPAKKTAHRIQDCSSSSSSSSEDSPNPRPTSRSSLGCLTPSIITLDSPSPPPAPPSFAAPSSRSVDQFMATPPYLPNYFNPSAMATVSMPILELDSDSSGSHNSRTTSHFQ
- the Su(var)2-10 gene encoding E3 SUMO-protein ligase PIAS2 isoform X1, producing MQLRARSYVEYFPADGAEKAVTSRSGGGEEEMADTTDLKSMILSFRVSELQTLLQHAGKNRSGRKCDLQHRALELLKSRNASHYQKKIQELYISIQNSNSLTLNPEPIDQMRHKVGHGQQYPQSGVYNTQQMPSGSRQLSSEGLFQQATSNSAGGPTYSSLNAMLQQSRPIHLGHYGAAAYQTRGGATMMPATAPSPRYPVHPDVRLKRLPFYEQMCELLKPSTLLPSNTSTRMHETSFTFHLTPQQATKIAMSYNAITKGEYSIQLSYKTQVQLRFALLETSTEQEDCFPPGVVVKVNNKPLTLPNPIPSNKPGVEPKRPPRPTNITYLLKLSPTVGNTVTINWAHDYTRNFVAWIGLVQKLSSTDLLNKLKAKGVRPAEFSRGLIKEKLQEDADCEIATTSLRVSLMCPLGKMRMCVPCRPSTCTHLQCFDASLFIQMNERKPTWNCPVCDKPALFDTIVIDGYFQEVLLSPRLPLDCNEIQLTSDGSWTIISAKKEKNTQVLSPKVEPSSSSATAVETLSDEAEVLEEQPPKRKAPAAVIVDLTLSDSDDEPPAKKTAHRIQDCSSSSSSSSEDSPNPRPTSRSSLGCLTPSIITLDSPSPPPAPPSFAAPSSRSVDQFMATPPYLPNYFNPSAMATVSMPILELDSDSSGSHNSRTTSHFQ